One window of Plasmodium falciparum 3D7 genome assembly, chromosome: 7 genomic DNA carries:
- a CDS encoding exported protein family 3, translating into MNYFLSLFNVSLFFLLIFKYSYKNIVKKDLQDKFNKSIITINIASRILTENNKKWYKKYIYTSIFSGNKNPQKRERKNEEENQKDNTKVDNDNNMENEMENHIDDSIDDPMDDLMNDKWEHHNSLEDRIKEYYTLTDPSDGEENNSFFKKLKLIMNILDEVHSDLLINNSVTDGSIFSPELVPISVLSTMTLACPPIGTVTLPYITNRINFLNRYEGQNIHTEHDLKIFK; encoded by the exons atgaaCTACTTTCTGTCACTTTTTAATGTATCCTTATTTTTTctcttaatatttaaatattcatacaaa AATATAGTAAAAAAAGATCTACAAGATAAATTTAACAAATccataataacaataaatataGCAAGTCGAATACTaacagaaaataataaaaaatggtataagaaatatatttatacatcaATATTTAGTGGAAATAAAAATCCACaaaaaagagaaagaaaaaatgaagaggAAAATCAAAAAGACAATACAAAAGtggataatgataataatatggaaaatgAGATGGAAAATCATATAGATGATTCTATAGACGACCCTATGGATGATCTTATGAATGATAAATGGGAACATCATAATTCATTGGAAGATAGAATAAAAGAATACTATACATTAACAGACCCATCAGATGGCgaagaaaataattcattttttaaaaaacttaaattaattatgaatatattagatGAAGTGCATTctgatttattaataaataatagtgTTACAGATGGAAGTATTTTTTCTCCCGAACTTGTACCTATAAGTGTTTTATCAACCATGACATTAGCCTGTCCACCTATAGGAACTGTCACTCTTCCTTATATTACTAACagaataaattttttgaataGATATGAAGGacaaaatatacacacagaacatgatttaaaaatatttaaatga